The Mustela lutreola isolate mMusLut2 chromosome 3, mMusLut2.pri, whole genome shotgun sequence genome includes a region encoding these proteins:
- the MRPL44 gene encoding large ribosomal subunit protein mL44, with protein sequence MASGLGRLLLRGPRCLLSPATPTLVPPVRGMKKGFRAAFRFQKELERWRLLRCPPPPVRRSEKPNWDYHAEIQAFGHRLQETFSLDLLKTAFVNTCYIKSEEAKRQNLGIEKEAVLLNLKDNEELAEQGTSFSKTCLTQFLEDAYPDLPTEGIKSLVDFLTGEEVVCHVARNLAVEQLTLSAEFPVPPPVLQKTFFAVIGALLQSSGPERTALFIRDFLIPQMTGKELFEIWKIINPMGLLVEELKKRNISPPESRLTRQSGSTTALPVFFVGLYCDKKLIAEGPGETVLVAEEEAARVALRKLYGFTENRRPWDYSKPKENLRVEKTVTAS encoded by the exons ATGGCATCGGGCTTGGGGAGACTGCTTTTGCGGGGGCCTCGCTGCCTCCTGTCACCGGCCACTCCCACACTCGTCCCGCCAGTTCGGGGCATGAAGAAGGGATTCCGTGCCGCCTTCCGCTTCCAGAAGGAGTTAGAGCGATGGCGCCTGCTCCGGTGCCCGCCGCCGCCCGTGCGCCG ttcAGAGAAGCCCAACTGGGATTACCATGCTGAAATACAAGCATTTGGACATCGGTTACAAGAAACCTTTTCCTTAGATCTTCTCAAAACTGCATTTGTTAATACCTGCTATATTAAAAGTGAGGAGGCCAAACGCCAAAACCTTGGAATAGAGAAAGAAGCTGTTCTTCTGAATCTTAAAGACAATGAAGAACTCGCTGAACAGGGGACGTCTTTTTCAAAAACTTGCCTCACACAGTTTCTTGAGGATGCATATCCAGACTTGCCCACTGAAGGCATTAAAAGTCTTGTTGACTTTCTCACCGGTGAGGAAGTGGTATGTCACGTGGCCAGAAACTTGGCTGTGGAGCAGTTAACGCTGAGTGCAGAATTTCCAGTTCCCCCACCTGTTTTACAGAAGACTTTCTTTGCAGTGATTGGCGCCCTGCTACAGAGCAGTGGCCCTGAGAGAACTGCTCTTTTCATCAGG GACTTCCTAATTCCTCAGATGACTGGAAAAGAACTTTTTGAGATTTGGAAGATAATAAATCCCATGGGGCTACTGGTAGAAGAACTGAAGAAAAGGAATATTTCACCTCCTGAATCTAGACTTACCAGGCAGTCTGGAAGTACCACAGCTTTGCCAGTGTTTTTTGTTGGCTTATACTG tgaTAAAAAGTTGATTGCAGAAGGACCTGGGGAAACAGTGCTGGTTGCAGAAGAAGAAGCGGCTCGAGTGGCACTTAGGAAACTCTATGGGTTCACTGAGAACAGACGGCCCTGGGACTATTCCAAGCCCAAAGAGAATTTAAGAGTAGAAAAGACTGTCACTGCCAGCTAA